The sequence below is a genomic window from Bacillota bacterium.
GTTACCTGCTTCCCCCGTCCAGCGGTCCTCGCCAAGCCATGTCCGGACGTTGCCGCGCCCCGCGTTGTATGCGGCCAAAACCAGGATGGGGTTCCGGCCGAACTCTTCGTTAAGGTACGCCAAGTACCAAGTGCCGAACATCAGGTTGGTTTCGACGTCGTTCAAGGCCTCGGGTTCGAACTCCTCCGCGCCGAGCTGTTCGGCGATCCAGTTCCCTGTTTCAGGCATGATCTGCATCAAGCCCAGGGCCCCTTTGGGGGACTCCGCCGTCGGCCGGAAGTTGCTCTCGGTTTTGATCACGGCGGCCACGAAGTAGGGGTCGAGGCGCTGCAGTTGGGAGTAGTGAAATACCAGTTCCTGGTGGGGGAAGGGATAGAAGTGACGCCCGATGCGTTCAGCATTGAAGGCCAGGATTATGAGCAGGATGACGAGCAAACACCCAAGTTTCTTCAATACTGATCACTCCGGCTTGATCTTGGTCCAGTACTTTATAACCTGTTGCCTGGTCCTTGTCAAGGACCCATTAGTGTCGATTATCCGGTGGGCGTGTCTGCTTTTTATTTCCTGAGGCATCTGAGCGGCGAGGATCCCGGCGGCCGTCTCGGAGGAAAGCCCGCGGGCCTGGAGACGCTTCAGCTTGACGTCCGGATCGGCCACGGTCAGCCAGACCTCGTCAACCAGCTTTTCCATTCCGGTTTCGAAGAGAAGCGGCACCTCAGCCACCAGCACCCCGGAGCCGCCTTCACGGGCCGCGGCGATCTCACGCTCCAGAACTTCCAGAACCGGAGGATGGATGATCCGGTTCAAAACCTCGCGCTCTCCGGGGTCAGTGAACACGCGGGCCGCCAGACGGGGCCTGTCCAGGGTGCCGTCAGGCTTTAAAAGGTCCCGGCCGAATACCCGGGCGATCTCTCGGAGCACGGGCGTTCCCGGCTCGGTCAACCGGCGGGCGATCCGGTCGGCGTCCAGCACGACCGCGCCCAGTTCCGCCAGGATCCGGGCCACCGTACTCTTGCCGCTGCCGGCGTCACCGGTGAGTCCGATAATCTTCACAGAGCACCATTCCGTTCTCCGAAGCCAAAGTATATTTACCTTTTTTGGCCGCTTGTGTCCCATCGTATCATTGATGGCCGGGCGCGGCCAAACCTAGGCCACGGTGCGCAGGACGCCCAGGACGATGAGCAGGCAGCCCGGCAGGAGACTGACCTTGTAGCTCAGGAGGTGGGCGGAACGCTCTCCGAGTACCATGCCCAGGTGCAGCAGCGTGAACAACCCGACCACCACGAACAAGGGCACAAATACGGAAGCGAGCCCCGACAAAGCGATGGCGAAACCAGCGGCAAAAGCGTCCAGAGCCAGGGCCATTCCCAGCACCACCGCTTCCCGGGCGGAAATGCATCCGGAACCGTCCATGTCGGCATCCAGCGGCTCCAGGAGTACCTGGATAACCATACCCAACTGGGGAATCCGGATGCTTAGCGTCCTCCGGGTGGAACTGCGCAGGGCCTGGAGCAAGATCCAGAACCCAAGCAAGATCAGGAGCGCCCCCCCCAGGAACCGGGCTGCATCCGGAGGGATTCCCCGAGCCGCCAGGTGCCCCAGGAACAAAGACAGGCTGATCGTCAAACCCGAAGTCAGGCTGATAATGACCATCGACGCGATCGGGACTCTGATCCGGCGCAAGCCGTAGGCCAAACCGGCAGCAAAGCCGTCGAGGCTCAAGGCCAACCCAAAAACCAACAAAACCGCTAATTCCAAGCTTGCACCCTCCACGGACTCTTCACCTTTTAGACTATGGGAGGGGTAGAGCTTTGGTGCTTGGAAAAAGGTTGGCAGTCAGGGCAGAAGTGGGTACCGCGCCCGCCGCAGCGGATCCGCTTCACCGGAGTACCGCACGCCGGGCAAGGGACCCCCTTTTTGCCGTAAACCCGCAGGATTTCCTGAAACCGGCCCTGCTGCCCGGCGCCGTCGACATAGTGCTGCACACTCGTCCCTCTGTAAGCCACACCCTCCGCCAGTACTTCCCTGATGACCCGGTACAGGGTAAGCGCTTCCCGGACGTCCAGACCGGCGGCGGGCCGCTCGGGGTGGATCCCGGCCCGGTAGAGCGCCTCGTCGGTGTAGATGTTCCCCAATCCGGCCAGGAAGGTCTGGTCCAGAAGCAGGGGCTTGATCATCCGCCTGGACCGGGCGAGCCGCCGGATGAAATCCTCCTCCACGAATCCGGCGCCGAGCGGTTCGACCCCCAACTCCCGCAGCCCGGGCACACGCCGCACCTCCCGTGCGGGCACCAGCCACACCCGGCCGAACTGGCGCAGGTCGGTGAACCTTAACAACCCCTGGTCCAGGTGCAGGACCAAGTGGGTGTGTTTGGGGCGGGGCTCGGACGGGCCGAGGCCCCTGTACACCAGTTGTCCGGTCATGCGCAGGTGCAGGATCAGCGCCCAGGCTTGCGACAACTCCACCAGGATGTACTTCCCGCGCCGGCTCAAACCCAGGATTTCACGCCCTTTGATCAGCCGCGCGAATTCTGCCGGTGACGGAGCGGCCACCACCTTCGGCAGCAGCACCTCGGCCCGTTCCACCACCAGTCCGGTGAGCCGGGTTCCCAAGTCACGCACGATAGTCTCTACCTCAGGAAGTTCAGGCATCGGGTCACCTCGTCTATTTGGCGCACTTCATACCAGTTGGGCCCGATTTTCAGGTCGACGGTCAGGGGCACGGAAAGCGGCAGCACATTTTCCATTTCGGCTTTGACCAGCGGGGCTACCGTGCACACTTCTTCCGCCGGCGCATCGAAGATAAGCTCGTCGTGCACCTGCAGGATCATCAGCGTTTTTAAGTCCCGCTCCCGTAAGCAGGCGTGGATATTGACCATGGCCAGCTTGATGATGTCGGCCGCAGTGCCTTGAATCGGCGTGTTGACCGCCGCCCGTTCCCCAAAGCTCCGCACGGTGTGGTTGGCGCTCGCGAGCTCGGGAAGAGGCCGGCGGCGGTTCAAAGCCGTGGTCACGTAACCGCGCTCCCGGGCCGAACGGATTGCGGCGTCTATATATTCCTTTACCCCGGGCAGGCAGGTGAAATACCTCCGGATGTACTCTCTGGCCTCGGCCCGGGTTACCTTAAGGTCCCTGGCCAGCCCGAAATCGCTGATCCCGTAAATGATGCCGAAATTGACCGCTTTGGCCCGGCTCCGCATCTCCGGGGTGACCATATCCAGCGGCACGCCGAAGACCTCGGCGGCCGTCCGGGCGTGGATGTCCTCTTCATTCCGGAAAGCGGTGATCAGTGCTGGATCCCCCGACAGGTGCGCCAGGATGCGCAGCTCGATTTGAGAGTAGTCCGCGGTCAGAAGCACGCGAGCCGGGTCGCGGGGAATGAACACCCTCCGGATCCGGCGGCCCTCCTCCATCCGGATCGGGATGTTTTGAAGGTTCGGCTCGGCCGACGATAGTCTGCCCGTGTTGGTTACCGTCTGGTGCAGGGTGGTATGCAACCGTCCGGTTGCGGGGTCGGCCAGGGCGGCCAGCCCGTCGGCGTAAGTGGTCTTGAGTTTGACCAACTGGCGGTACTCCAGGAGCAGAGCGGCGATTTCGTGTTTTTCAGCGAGGTCCAGCAGCACTCCGGCGTCGGTGGAGTATCCAGTCTTGGTTTTCTTTCCGGCCGGGAGCGAGAGCTTCTCGAACAGGATGTAGCCCAACTGGCGGGGGGAATTGAGATTAAAGTCCTCCCCGGCCAAGGCGCAAATCCGGGCGGCGAGTGCGTGCGCCCGGGTGCCGAATTCCTCCGACAGCGCCTCGAGCTGGTCCCGATCCACGGCCACGCCCACCCGTTCCATGTCCGCTAAGACCCCGGTCAGCGGCATTTCCACCCGGTCAAAGAGGTAGTCGAGTTCATACCCGCGCAAATCGGCCCGGAGAACCGGATAAAGCCTTCGGATGCACTCCGCCGCGGCGGCCGGGGCGGCGGGGCCGTGCCCAACCAACACCAGGTTCAGATACTGATGGGCCACATCCTCCAGTTGCTGGTTGGCCGCTAAGGGGTTCACCAGGTAAGCGGCCACCATGGTGTCAAAACCGATGTTGAGAAGTCTAAAATCCGGAGCCCAGCGCAAAAAGTCCTTGACATTGTGCATATGCTTGGCCACCCCCGGGTCGGCCAAGAGCCCGCGCACACCGGCCAGGATCTCCAAATCGGCCGCTTGGAGGGGCAAAAGGTAGTTCCCCGTCTCCACACTCAAACCCAGCATCTCGATACCGTTTCGGCCGCGCGCATAGGCGACGGCCACCGCGCCGGCCCGGCGGGCGTCACCCAGCACAGCCTCCAGGCGGTCGGGCCGGTCCAGGAGCCGGTAGTCGGGGCTGAACGCTTCCACCGGTTTCCCCGCGGGAACGCCCCCGGTGGCGGGGGCTTCGGTGATCCGGCGCACCAGGCTTCTAAACTCCAGCTTATTGAACACCGCCAACAGGGCCGGCTTGTCCGGACCCGGCCAAGTCTGGAGGTTTTCCGGTCCCAATCCGGGAACCGCGGTATCAATGGTCGCCAGCTTTTTGGACATTCGGGCCTGTTCGCCGAAGTC
It includes:
- a CDS encoding lytic transglycosylase domain-containing protein produces the protein MKKLGCLLVILLIILAFNAERIGRHFYPFPHQELVFHYSQLQRLDPYFVAAVIKTESNFRPTAESPKGALGLMQIMPETGNWIAEQLGAEEFEPEALNDVETNLMFGTWYLAYLNEEFGRNPILVLAAYNAGRGNVRTWLGEDRWTGEAGNLEQIPFPETRRFVRKVLLHYRIYNFLYR
- the coaE gene encoding dephospho-CoA kinase (Dephospho-CoA kinase (CoaE) performs the final step in coenzyme A biosynthesis.), yielding MKIIGLTGDAGSGKSTVARILAELGAVVLDADRIARRLTEPGTPVLREIARVFGRDLLKPDGTLDRPRLAARVFTDPGEREVLNRIIHPPVLEVLEREIAAAREGGSGVLVAEVPLLFETGMEKLVDEVWLTVADPDVKLKRLQARGLSSETAAGILAAQMPQEIKSRHAHRIIDTNGSLTRTRQQVIKYWTKIKPE
- the ytaF gene encoding sporulation membrane protein YtaF, coding for MEGASLELAVLLVFGLALSLDGFAAGLAYGLRRIRVPIASMVIISLTSGLTISLSLFLGHLAARGIPPDAARFLGGALLILLGFWILLQALRSSTRRTLSIRIPQLGMVIQVLLEPLDADMDGSGCISAREAVVLGMALALDAFAAGFAIALSGLASVFVPLFVVVGLFTLLHLGMVLGERSAHLLSYKVSLLPGCLLIVLGVLRTVA
- the mutM gene encoding DNA-formamidopyrimidine glycosylase is translated as MPELPEVETIVRDLGTRLTGLVVERAEVLLPKVVAAPSPAEFARLIKGREILGLSRRGKYILVELSQAWALILHLRMTGQLVYRGLGPSEPRPKHTHLVLHLDQGLLRFTDLRQFGRVWLVPAREVRRVPGLRELGVEPLGAGFVEEDFIRRLARSRRMIKPLLLDQTFLAGLGNIYTDEALYRAGIHPERPAAGLDVREALTLYRVIREVLAEGVAYRGTSVQHYVDGAGQQGRFQEILRVYGKKGVPCPACGTPVKRIRCGGRGTHFCPDCQPFSKHQSSTPPIV
- the polA gene encoding DNA polymerase I — encoded protein: MAKFLVVDGNSLLHRAYHAVPPLTTSGGLPTNAVYGFTNMLLRSIAEEQPDIIAVAFDKGRITFRHDTFQEYKAKRPPMPDDLRPQLPLLRDVLGALRISIHEADGYEADDLIGTLVRIAGEKGHDSLILTGDKDVLQLVGPRTQALLTRKGITDLERYDPAKTRERFGISPEQLADLKGLVGDPSDNIPGVPGIGPKTAAKLLADHGRLETVLENLSGLAPRIRQQLEDFGEQARMSKKLATIDTAVPGLGPENLQTWPGPDKPALLAVFNKLEFRSLVRRITEAPATGGVPAGKPVEAFSPDYRLLDRPDRLEAVLGDARRAGAVAVAYARGRNGIEMLGLSVETGNYLLPLQAADLEILAGVRGLLADPGVAKHMHNVKDFLRWAPDFRLLNIGFDTMVAAYLVNPLAANQQLEDVAHQYLNLVLVGHGPAAPAAAAECIRRLYPVLRADLRGYELDYLFDRVEMPLTGVLADMERVGVAVDRDQLEALSEEFGTRAHALAARICALAGEDFNLNSPRQLGYILFEKLSLPAGKKTKTGYSTDAGVLLDLAEKHEIAALLLEYRQLVKLKTTYADGLAALADPATGRLHTTLHQTVTNTGRLSSAEPNLQNIPIRMEEGRRIRRVFIPRDPARVLLTADYSQIELRILAHLSGDPALITAFRNEEDIHARTAAEVFGVPLDMVTPEMRSRAKAVNFGIIYGISDFGLARDLKVTRAEAREYIRRYFTCLPGVKEYIDAAIRSARERGYVTTALNRRRPLPELASANHTVRSFGERAAVNTPIQGTAADIIKLAMVNIHACLRERDLKTLMILQVHDELIFDAPAEEVCTVAPLVKAEMENVLPLSVPLTVDLKIGPNWYEVRQIDEVTRCLNFLR